In Pungitius pungitius chromosome 2, fPunPun2.1, whole genome shotgun sequence, a single window of DNA contains:
- the zdhhc5b gene encoding palmitoyltransferase ZDHHC5-B isoform X2, which yields MPGFSSGGVGGGVGVPASAPPRPFRPSRYVPVSAATTFLVGSTSLFFCFTCPWLFEYFSCLIPIYIAVIFLFTLANFCMATFMDPGVFPRAEEDEDKEDDFRAPLYKTVEIKGIQVRMKWCGTCRFYRPPRCSHCSVCDNCVEDFDHHCPWVNNCIGRRNYRHFFLFLLSLTTHIMNVFGFGLVYVLHHRQQLDTPHTVVTMVVMCVAGLFFVPVAGLTGFHIVLVARGRTTNEQVTGKFRGGVNPFTNGCTRNISHVLCSSQAPRYVGRCRSPQTMDVQPPFLRPPLTEAQLEAKVLDNGIQNDRHSTRSKSSLDQIESQSADAEPPPPPKPELRYPGLPRADTEESSLLTEGPTTPSMYKYRPPFSSPGRNHTALTHPSKMIRGDSLDSPSPSILQSSRQPSYRSEPSSLDGTTVVGGGVGARRGGGDRGEGPGGPGGTAGAIPGGMSGYSLAGRSYTSYPSSLVLSTAGSRSSSLRSALAANNPLSTLQSEETTDTSYKSLANQTPRNGSLSYDSLLTPSESPEFESAAHELSPQRPRVPHPSADVASQREVVSPGSPLQGYTSPFLSAQIAQQREGQLLQGSATFSSPHRAYLRAVSPPLPSASGASEIQHLLQANHNSSSSSRGPRNLSSSSPGGRSLEPPVSPPPRGLSLGKSQCHVGEAGPQHRPPRASGGGLVLGGGGAGGGHQAPHPPLPP from the exons ATGCCGGGCTTCAGCAGTGGGGGGGTCGGCGGAGGAGTAGGTGTCCCTGCTTCTGCTCCTCCCCGTCCATTCCGCCCCAGCCGATATGTCCCGGTGTCTGCGGCCACCACTTTCCTCGTCGGATCCACCagcctcttcttctgcttcac GTGTCCATGGTTGTTTGAGTATTTCTCCTGTCTCATTCCCATCTACATTGCCGTGATCTTCCTCTTCACCCTCGCCAACTTCTGTATGGCTACTTTCATGGACCCCGGAGTCTTCCCCAGAG cggaggaggatgaagacaaAGAAGACGATTTCCGCGCTCCACTCTACAAAACGGTGGAGATCAAAGGGATCCAAGTGCGCATGAAGTGGTGTGGGACCTGCCGCTTCTACCGCCCGCCGCGCTGCTCGCACTGCTCTGTCTGTGACAACTGTGTGGAG GATTTTGACCACCACTGTCCTTGGGTGAATAACTGCATTGGTCGGAGGAATTATCGccatttcttcctcttcttgctGTCGCTTACCACCCACATCATGAATGTATTTGGCTTTGGTTTGGTTTATGTGCTGCACCACCGCCAGCAGCTGGACACGCCACACACCGTGGTTAC taTGGTTGTAATGTGTGTGGCTGGCCTGTTTTTCGTCCCAGTGGCTGGCCTTACTGGGTTCCACATAGTGTTGGTGGCGCGCGGTAGGACCACAAATGAACAG GTGACAGGGAAGTTTCGGGGAGGTGTTAACCCTTTCACCAACGGCTGCACGAGGAATATTTCTCATGTGCTATGCAGCTCCCAGGCCCCCAG ATACGTAGGCCGGTGCCGGAGCCCTCAGACAATGGATGTGCAGCCACCATTTCTTAGACCGCCCCTCACTGAGGCGCAGCTAGAAGCCAAGGTCCTGGACAACGGCATCCAGAATGACCGACACAGCACCAGG TCCAAGAGTAGTCTAGATCAGATAGAGAGCCAGTCGGCAGATGCagagcctccacctcctccaaagCCAGAGCTTCGGTACCCGGGCCTGCCCCGCGCTGACACGGAGG AGAGCAGCTTGTTGACCGAAGGTCCGACCACGCCGTCGATGTATAAGTACCGACCACCGTTCAGCAGCCCAGGAAGGAACCACACTGCCCTCACGCACCCCAGCAAG ATGATCCGTGGGGACAGCCTGgactctccatctccctccatcctccagtCGAGTCGGCAGCCCAGCTACCGCTCGGAGCCGAGCAGCCTGGACGGGACCACAGTGGTGGGGGGAGGTGTAGGGGCGCGCAGAGGGGGAGGCGACAGAGGCGAGGGCCCCGGAGGCCCGGGCGGCACTGCCGGGGCGATACCCGGGGGCATGTCGGGCTACTCCCTGGCCGGGCGCTCCTACACCTCCTATCCATCATCTCTGGTTCTGTCCACTGCCGGCTCCCGCTCGTCCAGCCTGCGCTCGGCGCTGGCGGCCAACAACCCGCTGTCCACCCTCCAATCGGAGGAGACCACGGACACCAGCTACAAGAGCCTGGCCAATCAGACGCCTCGGAACGGCAGCCTGTCCTACGACAGCCTTCTCACGCCGTCCGAGAGCCCCGAGTTTGAGTCGGCCGCCCACGAGCTGTCGCCGCAGAGGCCCCGGGTTCCGCACCCCTCGGCGGACGTGGCGAGCCAGCGCGAGGTGGTGTCGCCCGGCAGCCCGCTGCAGGGCTACACGTCGCCCTTCCTCTCGGCTCAGATCGCCCAGCAGAGGGAGGGGCAGCTGCTCCAGGGCTCCGccactttctcctccccccacagGGCCTACCTGCGTGCCGTCAGCCCGCCCCTTCCCTCCGCCTCTGGGGCCTCTGAGATCCAGCACCTGCTGCAGGCTAACCacaactcttcctcctcctcccgaggCCCTCGTaacctgtcctcctcctcccctgggGGTCGCTCACTAGAGCCCCCTGTGTCCCCGCCGCCTCGCGGCCTCTCCCTCGGCAAGTCGCAGTGTCATGTTGGGGAGGCGGGACCTCAGCACAGGCCCCCGAGGGCTTCAGGAGGAGGCCTTGtgctgggagggggaggagccggaggagggcATCAGGCTCCACA ccctcctcttcctccctga
- the zdhhc5b gene encoding palmitoyltransferase ZDHHC5-B isoform X1: protein MPGFSSGGVGGGVGVPASAPPRPFRPSRYVPVSAATTFLVGSTSLFFCFTCPWLFEYFSCLIPIYIAVIFLFTLANFCMATFMDPGVFPRAEEDEDKEDDFRAPLYKTVEIKGIQVRMKWCGTCRFYRPPRCSHCSVCDNCVEDFDHHCPWVNNCIGRRNYRHFFLFLLSLTTHIMNVFGFGLVYVLHHRQQLDTPHTVVTMVVMCVAGLFFVPVAGLTGFHIVLVARGRTTNEQVTGKFRGGVNPFTNGCTRNISHVLCSSQAPRYVGRCRSPQTMDVQPPFLRPPLTEAQLEAKVLDNGIQNDRHSTRSKSSLDQIESQSADAEPPPPPKPELRYPGLPRADTEESSLLTEGPTTPSMYKYRPPFSSPGRNHTALTHPSKMIRGDSLDSPSPSILQSSRQPSYRSEPSSLDGTTVVGGGVGARRGGGDRGEGPGGPGGTAGAIPGGMSGYSLAGRSYTSYPSSLVLSTAGSRSSSLRSALAANNPLSTLQSEETTDTSYKSLANQTPRNGSLSYDSLLTPSESPEFESAAHELSPQRPRVPHPSADVASQREVVSPGSPLQGYTSPFLSAQIAQQREGQLLQGSATFSSPHRAYLRAVSPPLPSASGASEIQHLLQANHNSSSSSRGPRNLSSSSPGGRSLEPPVSPPPRGLSLGKSQCHVGEAGPQHRPPRASGGGLVLGGGGAGGGHQAPQYPSRPVLANHTPTKPGGGVKKVTGVGGTTYEISV from the exons ATGCCGGGCTTCAGCAGTGGGGGGGTCGGCGGAGGAGTAGGTGTCCCTGCTTCTGCTCCTCCCCGTCCATTCCGCCCCAGCCGATATGTCCCGGTGTCTGCGGCCACCACTTTCCTCGTCGGATCCACCagcctcttcttctgcttcac GTGTCCATGGTTGTTTGAGTATTTCTCCTGTCTCATTCCCATCTACATTGCCGTGATCTTCCTCTTCACCCTCGCCAACTTCTGTATGGCTACTTTCATGGACCCCGGAGTCTTCCCCAGAG cggaggaggatgaagacaaAGAAGACGATTTCCGCGCTCCACTCTACAAAACGGTGGAGATCAAAGGGATCCAAGTGCGCATGAAGTGGTGTGGGACCTGCCGCTTCTACCGCCCGCCGCGCTGCTCGCACTGCTCTGTCTGTGACAACTGTGTGGAG GATTTTGACCACCACTGTCCTTGGGTGAATAACTGCATTGGTCGGAGGAATTATCGccatttcttcctcttcttgctGTCGCTTACCACCCACATCATGAATGTATTTGGCTTTGGTTTGGTTTATGTGCTGCACCACCGCCAGCAGCTGGACACGCCACACACCGTGGTTAC taTGGTTGTAATGTGTGTGGCTGGCCTGTTTTTCGTCCCAGTGGCTGGCCTTACTGGGTTCCACATAGTGTTGGTGGCGCGCGGTAGGACCACAAATGAACAG GTGACAGGGAAGTTTCGGGGAGGTGTTAACCCTTTCACCAACGGCTGCACGAGGAATATTTCTCATGTGCTATGCAGCTCCCAGGCCCCCAG ATACGTAGGCCGGTGCCGGAGCCCTCAGACAATGGATGTGCAGCCACCATTTCTTAGACCGCCCCTCACTGAGGCGCAGCTAGAAGCCAAGGTCCTGGACAACGGCATCCAGAATGACCGACACAGCACCAGG TCCAAGAGTAGTCTAGATCAGATAGAGAGCCAGTCGGCAGATGCagagcctccacctcctccaaagCCAGAGCTTCGGTACCCGGGCCTGCCCCGCGCTGACACGGAGG AGAGCAGCTTGTTGACCGAAGGTCCGACCACGCCGTCGATGTATAAGTACCGACCACCGTTCAGCAGCCCAGGAAGGAACCACACTGCCCTCACGCACCCCAGCAAG ATGATCCGTGGGGACAGCCTGgactctccatctccctccatcctccagtCGAGTCGGCAGCCCAGCTACCGCTCGGAGCCGAGCAGCCTGGACGGGACCACAGTGGTGGGGGGAGGTGTAGGGGCGCGCAGAGGGGGAGGCGACAGAGGCGAGGGCCCCGGAGGCCCGGGCGGCACTGCCGGGGCGATACCCGGGGGCATGTCGGGCTACTCCCTGGCCGGGCGCTCCTACACCTCCTATCCATCATCTCTGGTTCTGTCCACTGCCGGCTCCCGCTCGTCCAGCCTGCGCTCGGCGCTGGCGGCCAACAACCCGCTGTCCACCCTCCAATCGGAGGAGACCACGGACACCAGCTACAAGAGCCTGGCCAATCAGACGCCTCGGAACGGCAGCCTGTCCTACGACAGCCTTCTCACGCCGTCCGAGAGCCCCGAGTTTGAGTCGGCCGCCCACGAGCTGTCGCCGCAGAGGCCCCGGGTTCCGCACCCCTCGGCGGACGTGGCGAGCCAGCGCGAGGTGGTGTCGCCCGGCAGCCCGCTGCAGGGCTACACGTCGCCCTTCCTCTCGGCTCAGATCGCCCAGCAGAGGGAGGGGCAGCTGCTCCAGGGCTCCGccactttctcctccccccacagGGCCTACCTGCGTGCCGTCAGCCCGCCCCTTCCCTCCGCCTCTGGGGCCTCTGAGATCCAGCACCTGCTGCAGGCTAACCacaactcttcctcctcctcccgaggCCCTCGTaacctgtcctcctcctcccctgggGGTCGCTCACTAGAGCCCCCTGTGTCCCCGCCGCCTCGCGGCCTCTCCCTCGGCAAGTCGCAGTGTCATGTTGGGGAGGCGGGACCTCAGCACAGGCCCCCGAGGGCTTCAGGAGGAGGCCTTGtgctgggagggggaggagccggaggagggcATCAGGCTCCACA ATACCCCTCTCGTCCAGTCTTGGCCAATCACACACCAACCAAACCAGGGGGCGGAGTGAAGAAGGTGACGGGCGTTGGAGGGACCACTTACGAGATAtcggtttga
- the tmx2a gene encoding thioredoxin-related transmembrane protein 2-A, whose translation MVLITGLCTFLYHLPQIYKWLLKPYYISSLLMTVAFLAVRKAPGVCEHLATQREDGNSCDFDWRETEILMFLCAIVMMKNRRAITLEQHIGNVFLFSKVANVILFFRLDIRLGILYLALCVAFVMTCKPPIYMGPEYIKYFSDKTIDEELQKDSRITWIVEFYANWASDCQSFAPVFADLSIKYNCAGLKFGKVDIGRYAEVSERYKVSTSPLAKQLPTLVLFKEGRELIRRPMVDKKGRAVSWTFSEENIIREFNLNELFQKSKKLNKNRDLKEEEEQDVSNKLHPETIDVQPPAESKKDQ comes from the exons ATGGTTCTTATCACAGGACTCTGTACCTTTTTGTACCACTTGCCTCAGATTTACAAATGGCTTCTGAAGCCGTACTACATCTCCTCGCTGCTCATGACCGTCGCCTTCCTGGCGGTCCGCAAGGCTCCCGGTGTGTGCGAGCACCTGGCCACCCAGCGAGAGGACGGCAACTCCTGCGACTTCGACTGG agagagacggagattCTCATGTTTCTTTGTGCAATAGTAATGATGAAGAACAGGAGAGCGA tcaCACTGGAGCAGCACATAGGCAACGTGTTCCTGTTCAGTAAAGTGGCCAACGTCATCCTCTTCTTCAGGCTGGACATCCGGCTGGGCATCCTTTACCTCGCGCTGTGTGTCG CATTCGTCATGACCTGCAAGCCTCCCATCTACATGGGCCCCGAGTACATCAAGTACTTCAGTGACAAGACCATAGAT gaggagctgcagaaggaCAGTCGTATAACCTGGATCGTTGAATTCTACGCCAACTGGGCCTCCGACTGCCAGTCTTTTGCCCCCGTCTTTGCCGACCTTTCGATCAA GTACAACTGTGCTGGACTCAAGTTTGGGAAAGTGGACATCGGGCGCTACGCAGAGGTTTCAGAGAG GTACAAGGTTAGTACTTCTCCGCTTGCCAAGCAGCTGCCCACACTGGTGCTTTTCAAAGAAGGGCGGGAACTGATACGACGTCCGATGGTGGACAAAAAAGGCAGAGCTGTGTCTTGGACCTTCAGTGAG GAGAACATCATCCGAGAGTTTAATCTCAACGAGCTCTTCCAAAAATCCAAGAAGTTGAACAAAAACCGTGAtttgaaagaagaagaggagcaggacgTCAGCAACAAGCTGCACCCTGAAACCATCGACGTCCAGCCGCCCGCAGAGAGCAAGAAGGACCAGTGA
- the si:dkey-6i22.5 gene encoding polyamine-modulated factor 1 translates to MEECEAATTKETLDQDSSKMSVVNRINEATGEASSQISESVCKRPEETEARFKRRKLFDKVMQKSLEKFIEHASFNRFASTFRPLYKKNPQRMESIHKQFIAELQRTIQEDLSRLIDEGRLDFKLNELDQLEAAAKNNAEPAWRPSGVPEQDFSSFLMPYYKKQENYMRQELKKIKAENAALSQKAQAGRESLRQTEHRISTTVDEWKASVTEFERRASSLHPADVFDV, encoded by the exons atggAGGAGTGCGAAGCAGCAACAACGAAGGAGACTTTGGATCAAGATAGTAGTAAAATGTCAGTGGTAAACCGAATCAATGAAGCCACGGGAGAAGCTTCCTCACAGATCTCCGAATCCGTTTGTAAGCGTCCCGAGGAGACAGAAGCTCGGTTCAAGAGGCGGAAGTTGTTCgacaaagtgatgcagaagagCCTGGAGAAGTTCATCGAACATGCCAG TTTTAATAGATTTGCCAGCACGTTTCGACCGCTGTACAAAAAGAACCCACAGAGGATGGAGAGCATTCACAAGCAGTTCATCGCGGAGCTGCAGAGGACTATACAG GAGGACCTCAGCAGATTGATCGATGAAGGTCGGTTAGACTTCAAGCTGAATGAGCTGGACCAACTTGAGGCCGCTGCAAAGAACAATGCAGAGCCTGCCTG GCGGCCGAGTGGAGTTCCTGAGCAGGACTTTTCCAGCTTTTTGATGCCGTACTACAAAAAACAGGAGAACTACATGCGACAAGAGCTGAAAAAGATTAAAGCAGAGAATGCTGCCCTGTCACAGAAGGCACAGGCTGGGAGAGAAAGTCTCCGTCAGACTGAACATCGTATTTCTACCACTGTTGATGAGTGGAAG GCATCGGTCACAGAGTTTGAAAGGAGGGCATCTTCTCTTCACCCTGCCGACGTCTTCGATGTGTGA
- the med19a gene encoding mediator of RNA polymerase II transcription subunit 19-A codes for MTEMFSTLFGQNEAQGPGSSSLGFGPGKPPPPLAQNQVSMAGQMTPQLGDEGPTLRKPGAMNEPFYLLRELPVGNELTGNTNLITHYNLEHAFNKFCGKKVKEKLSNFLPELPGMIDCPGTQDGSSLRSLIDKPPVCGNSFSPLTGALLTGFRLHTGPLPEQYRLMHIQPPKKKSKHKHKHHRLQDPLPQETPSDTDPKKKKKKRDDDPDRKKKKKDKKKKKNRHSPDHPGLAGSQPNSNSLR; via the exons ATGACGGAAATGTTTTCAACTCTGTTCGGGCAAAACGAAGCTCAGGGACCCGGCTCGTCGTCTCTGGGTTTCGGACCGGGGAAGCCTCCGCCGCCTCTCGCTCAAAATCAGGTCTCCATGGCGGGGCAGATGACACCGCAGCTCGGGGATGAAGGGCCTACCCTGCGGAAGCCCGGAGCCATGAATGAACCGTTCTACTTACTGCGGGAGCTTCCTG TGGGAAACGAGTTGACGGGCAACACCAACCTCATCACGCACTACAACCTGGAGCACGCCTTCAACAAATTCTGTGGGAAGAAGGTGAAGGAGAAGCTCAGCAACTTTCTGCCAGAGTTACCAG GTATGATCGACTGTCCGGGCACCCAGGACGGCAGCTCGTTGCGCTCTCTGATTGATAAGCCTCCTGTTTGTGGGAACTCCTTCAGCCCATTGACAGGCGCTCTGCTCACAGGCTTCAGACTACACACAGGACCG ctACCAGAACAGTACAGACTGATGCACATACAGCCtccaaagaagaagagcaaaCACAAGCATAAACACCATCGACTACAGGACCCTTTACCCCAAG AAACCCCATCAGACACTGatcccaagaagaagaagaagaaaagggatgATGATCCCGAccggaagaaaaagaagaaggacaagaaaaagaagaag AACCGCCACAGTCCCGACCACCCTGGCCTCGCTGGATCACAACCCAACAGCAACAGCCTCAGATAG